The region AGCCTGGTTCACCCTGCTCAGCCTCTTCTGAGTATCTCTACGCCACTTCTTCCAGATGTCCTTGGCCTGCACTATATAAAGAATATCGTCATCACTTGCAATCCTATCCGGACCAAATGAACGTAATGTAGCGCTAATTTGACCGGCATTATAGGTATATTGAAAAGCTACCCGCCAAGCATCATAAGCATAGTCATCACCATATTCAGACTCACTAATATAACCTGCCGTCTCTAAAGATGTTAGATCATTAGGATCTAGTGTCGTATCTTCTGGAAACTCAGCATTGCTCTCATAATATGAAGATAGAGCTTTATCAAGAATCTCTATCTTCTCTTCTGTGCTCCGAATCTTTGTTTGCCTAATAGCAATATTACCAAGGGGCGTTAAAACCCCGGCAAAGATGCCCACAATAACAATCACAACTATTACCTCAAGTAATGTAAAGGCTTTTCTATTCACTCTGGTATATATCATCATCACCTCCTGTAACTCTATCAGGACCAAAACTATAAAAAACTCCATTTCCGCTATCCCAGGCATACTCACTCTGCCATTCATCGTATTTATAAGCCCAATCAGTTAAATAAACCCCTCTTAAGTATTCCTGAAAAACATCGCTGGCAGGTAAAGCCCGGCTCCAGATACGGACTTCGTCGATAAAGCCATTTAAAACATTATCGGCACTATATTTACCTATTAAACTATCTCCACTAATAGGCGTTGAAGGTATAAAGGCATTATCCTCTTTCAAAACCGCATTAAGATACAAATAATAATGATCTTCTGTCCAAGAAAAAACAACATGATACCATTCGTCTTCTGAAATGCTATATGTATTAGTATACTCGCCTCCACCTACTAACATCCCGCTGGCACCACTCCAATAAATCTGAATATTTTCAGTATTTAATACATAAACTAATGGCCGACTTGATCCCCCATTACTGAATATTCCCCCAGCAGAATTACTGCCTGATGAATCTCCTGCTTTATTAAACCATGATTCAATAGCTCCTCCAGCTGTAGCTGTACTGAGATAATATCCCGGAATATTCACATAATCATCCACCCCATCAAAACTCCCGCATCTACCAAGCTTGCCTGTAAAAACAGTAGTCACCCCTCCGTAGGCAGTGCCATCATTAGATCCTTGAGAATCTACTGCATCAGGAGCTACTCCATCCCAAGAACCTTCATCCATCTTCCAATGACTAATGAGACCCGTAGTATCACAGCCGTAAGTTTGAAATAAATTGTCTATATCAAATCCAACAGGGGAAAATGTCTCACCTGCATTATCATATCTTGTCTCCAGCTCTTCTTTTCTGGCATTTATATAAGCAAGCTCTCCTTTTGTATTTCTTATCTTCTCCTCAACCACATCATTTGCAGTAATTGTTATAACTACATCGTCTCCTCCACCAGCTGCACGATTTAAACCATAGCTTGTAATGGTAGCTGTTGTAGCCCCAGCAGTATAATCATAGATATAGGGTTTATTCCAAGCATCCTTAAGATATTCTTGTATAAAATCGACAGTATCTCCGTCTTTATCCTCATCATACCCCCCTCTAACATAGGGGCCGTCCCAAACGCTCTGTCTGTAACTCTGCAGAGACGCAGTGCCCTCAAAGCGGGCTGCTAGAGGCTGAGTCTCTAAGTCTAGGAAGTCTGCTGCAGCATCCCCGCTATCAGTTACAAACTGATCGCAATCTCTATAGAAACTTAAAAGGCCGTTGACTATTATCTGCATTTCATCTTCAGTCGTACTAATACTCTTTGCCTTAAGTATTACATCGCTCAATACCAGAGATGCCCAAATAGAGAGCGACATTACAGCAACCAGGATAACAGCTGAGACGAAAGTGACGCCCTTCTCCTCTGTCAATAGAGCAGAACCTTTCTTATGACGATAATTTTGGAACAGAGATAAAACCATTTTTTAATGTGACTTAACAACATTAACCATATTGAACATCGGAACAAATATTGAAAAAGCTATAAAACCTACGCCTATGCCCATAATGACCAAGAGCAACGGCTCCATCAAAGCAAAGACCCTGGTTATAGTCTTAGGAACGTCATTGTCATAGTATTCAGATACCTTACGTACTGTCTCCTCTAACGTACCGGAACTCTCACCAACTGAGACCATTCTTGTAAGTAGAGGAGGAAACCCGCGGCTCTCTTTAAAAGAGTTGGCTAGATTTTCACCTATATTAACCTTATCTCTTATTGAAGATATGTCCATCTCTAAGACCTTATTGCCTACGACCGAGCGGCATAAATCTAATGCTCTTATAACATCAATGCCGCTCCTTAAAGCCATTGAGAAAGTATGAGTAAAACGAGATACGGCAACTTTATTAAGCAGTACTCCAAATATAGGCAGTTTAAACTTCAATCTATCAAACAATAACCTTCCCTGCTGAGTACCAAGGTAAGTCTTAAAAGCAATGAAAGCGGCAATAGAGCCTACGATAAGGACCTTCCACTGAGTGCGAACAGTATTGCTCATCCACATCAGCGTCTTGGTTGTGATGGGTATTTCCATATCCATACCTTCAAATATACCTATAAATTTAGGCAGTACAAACGTAACCAAAACTATCATAGCTCCGCCTATAGCAAGCAACAAAACAACCGGATAGATCATGGCCTGCATAACCTGAGATCTTATCGCAGATTTCCATTCTAAATAATGAGAGAGATATTTTAAAACCTCAGCCAGATTACCTGTTGTCTCACCGCTTCTTACAGCCCCTACATATAAGTTGTCGAATATTTTGGGATAAGATTTCAAAGCTTCCTCAAAAGAGAAACCTTTCTCTATCATAGAATAGATATCAAATACTACACTGCTTAAGTACGGATCCTCAGGGGTCTTAGAGAGATCATATAGCGAACTTAAGAGCGGCACACCGCTATCAACGTATGTTCCCAGTTGGTAAGTGAAGCTTATTAGAGAGCTGTTCTTTATCTTAGACACTTTTTTTGTCGAAGAGAAAAGCTGCTGCTTCTTAACTGCTTCCTGGACGCTTATAAGCGTTTGACCCTGCTGAGAGAGCACGCCCTCTACTTCAGACTCACTCGATACCTTAAGCTTGCCCTTAAAATACTTTCCGTTAGCATCTATTGCTTTATATGTATATGTAGGCATATCTTATCAATTTAAAATATTAATCTTAGCCTTCTGAAACATAGATGTAGATATAAGTTGATCCATTAGACCTGACTTTACCGGTCGTAGTCGTACCATCGTCTAAGAGATTATCCACATCTACGCATGTCTCAGATGTTAAATCATCACTTCCTTTATTTATAGAGAGATAGGCTTCATTACCTGCTGTACCGTCAAAATTAAAAGTAGCATATGTGCCGTAATTATATTCGTACTCTCCATTCCAGGGATTCTCATCCGGCCAGGAGTCTATATAGTCTGGAACTAAACCGGGATCAGCTCCGGCAGAAGCATTAGCAGGAAAAGCAATATTATCACCAAAATAACTCATAAGAGCCTTCTTTATTATATTAATTTCTGAGACCGCAGTAGCAACTCTACCTGCATGCATAACATTATTTATTTTAATAATGGATATCGAAGCTAAAGTAGATACAACTACTATAACCATAACCATCTCAATCAAAGTCCAGCCTCTTCTTGAGGTTCTCATCTTTAAACCTCCAGAGTTTAATAAATTAGCATCTCTATCTTTCATAGAGCTGTTTATAATAATATAATGTTTCACTTGAAACAGTACCGCCCATAGTAGAAAGTTGCTCAAAGGTCTTGCAACCAATAACCGCAAAAGGTATAGCTCCTGTAGCATCCCTCTTATAAGCATACTTATAAGTAGCATCGTTCTTAGGGTCTTCTATGGTCTGAGTTATATAGTTGCCTGTCGTAAGATCCCCTAAAAAAGCACCTGTTGAATAGGTCCAGGCCGCAGCTGTAGGATAGGCAGCATTATCTAGATAATAAGCCTGAAGAGCCGAGGCAAGACTATCAATATCTGAAATACGCCTGACATCTCTTCCTTTTTTAATAGTCTTAACTATCTGAGGTGTAATAACGCCTGATAAGAGCCCTAAAATAACAATAACTGCAACTACCTCTGCAAGGGTAAAACCGGATCTTTTTCTCTTTTTAGATTTCATCATTTTTAATCTCCGTCGTTATAGACAACAACATAAATATCATCATCGACACCTGAAGCAGTTGTTAGATGAGGGTTTAATACATCTTTAGTCTCATCCGGACCTTTAGAGAGCAGATAAGATATTGGTCTGCTTGTCACTCCATCATTATCAGCGTATATATAATCTTCCCCCCAGGGGTCGGTCAGAACCGACTTATCGAGGTAAGGACCGTCCCAGCCTGATGCACTATCAGTAGCTAGGAGAGCATTTATAATAGCTGCAGTGATAGAGGCCTCAGTAAATGTGGCTGCCTTAGGAGGAAGTTCTCCGGTATCTTTCTTATAAGCTAACATAGCAGCTTTGATATGCTCTAGCTCTGCTTTTGCTTTTGATGTTCTTGATTCCGTTATTACGCGATTAACCTGAGGAAGCAATACCCCACCTAAGACGATTATAACAGACATAACAACTATCAACTCCATTAAGGTAAAAGATCTCAACTTCTTCATATTCATATTCAAATCCTTTTTATACTACAGTTACTATACAACTACATCCTGAGTAACCCTAAACATCTCTTCAATCGTTGTCACTCCTTTCCTAACTTTATCTAGGCAGTCCTCTCTTAAGGAGTTCATACCCTCTGATCTGGCCACCTTATCGATGTCAGTAGCCGGAGCGCGGGAGACTACAAGCTCCTGAATCCTGGAAGTCGATCTTAGAATGGAGAATATTCCAATCCTTCCCTTATAGCCTGTACCTTTACAAAGCGGACAGCCAACACCCTCATAAAAAACAACATTATCTCTATCTCTAATACCCAGCTCACCTAATGCTGCCTCGGAAGGTTTATGCTCTTTCTTACAATTCTCACATATCACCCTGATAAGACGCTGGGCTATAACAGCTGCTATAGAACTAGAGGCTAGAAAAGCTTCGACACCCATATCGATAAGCCTTGTAAAAGCAGAGGCAGCATCATTAGTATGTAAGGTTGAGAAGACTAAGTGGCCTGTTAAAGCAGCATGGATAGCTATCTCGGCCGTCTCTAAATCCCTGACTTCACCTACCATTATAATATCAGGATCCTGCCTCAATATCGCGCGTAACCCGGCAGCATAAGTAAGGCCTATCTGAGGATTAACTTGGGTCTGCCTAACAAGAGGAATCTGATATTCTGTAGGATCTTCCATTGTCATAATACTTCTATCTTCTGTATTTATCCTATTAATAGCAGAATAGAGCGTCGTTGTCTTTCCACTCCCCGTAGGGCCTGTTACAAGAATCATTCCATGCGGCGTGCGTACAACATCTGCAAAGGTATTGAAATCGTTTTTTGAAAACCCCAAGCTCTCAATACCTATCATAATGCTGGATTTATCTAATATTCTCATTACAAGATTTTCACCAAATAATGTCGGCTGCAGAGAGACTCGTAAATCTATAGACTTATTACCTACATCCATCCTGATCCTTCCATCCTGCGGAAGCCTGCGCTCTGCAATATCTAAATCAGCCATAATCTTTATACGTGAAGTAATAGGCATCTGTAAAAACTTTGGCAATGATACAACTCTATGTAAGACTCCGTCAATCCTGTATCTGACTCTAACCATCTTCTCTTCAGGTTCAATATGAATATCCGAGGCCCTATCTCTTACAGCCTGAACTATGAGAAGGTTGGTAAGTTTAACTATCGGGGCTTCCTCTCCTGCCTCTTTTGAACTTAAGAGCTTCTTCTCGTCAATACCTTTGACAACCTCATAGATTGTGTCGGCTGTACCATAAGTCTGGTCGATCGTCCTTACAATCTCCATATCAGATGCAAGTACCGGTTCAATCATGAGAGATGTCTCGCGGTGCAGCTCATCGATAATCCTAACATCAGTCGGATCAGCCATGGCAACTGTTAAACTATTGCCCTCTTTAAATAAGGGAAGAACCTTTAGCTTTCTTACCGTTGATTCAGGAACAAGAGCGGCTATTTCAGGCTCTATGATAAAACTGGATAGATCTACACTCTTAACCCCAAGCTCAACACCTAAGAGGATGGGCATATGCTCCTGAGAGATAAAGCCGCTCTCGATCAATATGTCTTTTAAGGTTTTTCCAGTCTCTTTGGACTCAGCCTTAACTGAGTCAAGCTGCTCATCTGTAAGAAGACCTCTATCTATAAGGAGCTCTTCTAAACCCTTCTCTTTTATAAAAGAAGGCTGCCCGTCTTTTTTAATCGCTTCATTTAATATAAGATCCTGATCTCCGTCTAAACCTGATAGATCTCTCTCTTCAATCTCAGAGCTCTCTTCTTCAGAATCTAACTCTCTCTCTTCTTCAGCCATAGAAACCTCTCTTTTTGTAACCCTATATTATAATAATTAATCCTTAAATTCAATATAATGTTTGAACTGTCTATGGAGATAAGGGTCGCTGTATTCCATCTTTTTAAAATAGAGATTCATTCCCTCTTTGTCCCCTAGCCTGCTGTAAGCAAGCGCCTTAAAAGCATAGAGCTGAAGATAATTCCCGACCATATGCTCTACGTTATTATAATGCCTCAAAGCCTGATAGAGATTGGCCTCATTCCCATCTTCTAAATAGAGGTTCCCAAGAAGATAGTGAGGCAGAGCATTAAAATAATTATACTCTATCGACTTCTTATAAAGAGGCTCTGCGCGGGACAGCTTTCTGAGCTGAGAATAATAGACCGCCTTTCTTAAGCAGCTATCAGAGATAAAAAACCGCAAAGCATAATAATTAGTTACTATATTCAGTGCAATAAAGAGTGAGATGATTGGAACCCGAAGCTTGACTATATTAACTCTTTTGGCTGAACTAATCTTGACCTCACGCATCGCTAAAGCAAATATTATCAGGTATAAAAAATAGGGAGTAAAACTATAGAAGCTCTGTGAGAATAGATTCTGGAATAACATAGAACCTAAGATGGCACAATAACAGAAGCTTAAGCTTGAGCCTCTCTTATGCTTAAAGAGATAATAGAGAAGCGCGATATTCATAAAGAGAAATGAGAACAGATACAAGATACCGCCCTCAATAATTAAATTGAAATAATAATTCTCAGGATGAGAAAACTCTATCTGGTGATCTTGAAGTAAGATAAAAAGTTTGGGGTTTCTAAAATAAGGATATATAGAAGAGAAGCTCCCTAAGCCCCAGCCTGTGAAAGGTCTCTCTTTTATAGCCCTATAGACATCGCTCCAAACATAACTTCTGTAAAATAAAGATTCGGTCTTCAGTAATACAACACTCATAATCAGGGAGAAGAGTATAACTGCAAATAAAGTTACACTCAAGACCCGGATATTTTTCTTTAAAGAGAAAGAAAGTATCAGAAGCCCAAAGACAAAAGACATCAAGCCGCTCCCGCTCTTTGTAAAGATTAAATTAAAGAGCCCAAAAACTATAATAATAAGATAGATAAAATTTCTCTTCTTCTGGTAGCAGTAGATGCTTAAGAAGATAACCATATTAGCATATAGTGCCAGGTTGTTGGGGTTTGCAAGGCTTGAGAATATCCTGGATTGCTTGATAAGCTCATCTCCGTAATTAGCTATATTTATTCCAAATACCTGGAAAACTCCGAAACCAAAGACTAGAAGCGCCGGATAGATAAGCGCCTTATGCAGCAGCTCTCTTCTAGGCTTTTCTGCTATTAAAGAGAGTATCAGAGCAAGAGATAGAGTATTTAAAAGCAGCTTTTCAAAACAGGCAGTATGAAAACTGTTCTTAAAGTATAAGAATAACCCCAGAATATAGAATAAGACCACGGCCAAAATCAGCACAAAAGGCTGTTTGGACAAATCCTTAAA is a window of Candidatus Kaelpia aquatica DNA encoding:
- a CDS encoding type II secretion system protein GspG, whose protein sequence is MIYTRVNRKAFTLLEVIVVIVIVGIFAGVLTPLGNIAIRQTKIRSTEEKIEILDKALSSYYESNAEFPEDTTLDPNDLTSLETAGYISESEYGDDYAYDAWRVAFQYTYNAGQISATLRSFGPDRIASDDDILYIVQAKDIWKKWRRDTQKRLSRVNQAVEKYISKGNTITTGNSSEVLSSELDAADIYDPWGEPYRYDENLSTFYSYGPDSSPSGEDDVYDEIYPAGVDLTP
- a CDS encoding LamG domain-containing protein, whose protein sequence is MVLSLFQNYRHKKGSALLTEEKGVTFVSAVILVAVMSLSIWASLVLSDVILKAKSISTTEDEMQIIVNGLLSFYRDCDQFVTDSGDAAADFLDLETQPLAARFEGTASLQSYRQSVWDGPYVRGGYDEDKDGDTVDFIQEYLKDAWNKPYIYDYTAGATTATITSYGLNRAAGGGDDVVITITANDVVEEKIRNTKGELAYINARKEELETRYDNAGETFSPVGFDIDNLFQTYGCDTTGLISHWKMDEGSWDGVAPDAVDSQGSNDGTAYGGVTTVFTGKLGRCGSFDGVDDYVNIPGYYLSTATAGGAIESWFNKAGDSSGSNSAGGIFSNGGSSRPLVYVLNTENIQIYWSGASGMLVGGGEYTNTYSISEDEWYHVVFSWTEDHYYLYLNAVLKEDNAFIPSTPISGDSLIGKYSADNVLNGFIDEVRIWSRALPASDVFQEYLRGVYLTDWAYKYDEWQSEYAWDSGNGVFYSFGPDRVTGGDDDIYQSE
- a CDS encoding type II secretion system F family protein, which encodes MPTYTYKAIDANGKYFKGKLKVSSESEVEGVLSQQGQTLISVQEAVKKQQLFSSTKKVSKIKNSSLISFTYQLGTYVDSGVPLLSSLYDLSKTPEDPYLSSVVFDIYSMIEKGFSFEEALKSYPKIFDNLYVGAVRSGETTGNLAEVLKYLSHYLEWKSAIRSQVMQAMIYPVVLLLAIGGAMIVLVTFVLPKFIGIFEGMDMEIPITTKTLMWMSNTVRTQWKVLIVGSIAAFIAFKTYLGTQQGRLLFDRLKFKLPIFGVLLNKVAVSRFTHTFSMALRSGIDVIRALDLCRSVVGNKVLEMDISSIRDKVNIGENLANSFKESRGFPPLLTRMVSVGESSGTLEETVRKVSEYYDNDVPKTITRVFALMEPLLLVIMGIGVGFIAFSIFVPMFNMVNVVKSH
- a CDS encoding prepilin-type N-terminal cleavage/methylation domain-containing protein, with the protein product MKDRDANLLNSGGLKMRTSRRGWTLIEMVMVIVVVSTLASISIIKINNVMHAGRVATAVSEINIIKKALMSYFGDNIAFPANASAGADPGLVPDYIDSWPDENPWNGEYEYNYGTYATFNFDGTAGNEAYLSINKGSDDLTSETCVDVDNLLDDGTTTTGKVRSNGSTYIYIYVSEG
- a CDS encoding prepilin-type N-terminal cleavage/methylation domain-containing protein; protein product: MMKSKKRKRSGFTLAEVVAVIVILGLLSGVITPQIVKTIKKGRDVRRISDIDSLASALQAYYLDNAAYPTAAAWTYSTGAFLGDLTTGNYITQTIEDPKNDATYKYAYKRDATGAIPFAVIGCKTFEQLSTMGGTVSSETLYYYKQLYER
- a CDS encoding type II secretion system protein GspG, whose product is MKKLRSFTLMELIVVMSVIIVLGGVLLPQVNRVITESRTSKAKAELEHIKAAMLAYKKDTGELPPKAATFTEASITAAIINALLATDSASGWDGPYLDKSVLTDPWGEDYIYADNDGVTSRPISYLLSKGPDETKDVLNPHLTTASGVDDDIYVVVYNDGD
- a CDS encoding ATPase, T2SS/T4P/T4SS family, translated to MAEEERELDSEEESSEIEERDLSGLDGDQDLILNEAIKKDGQPSFIKEKGLEELLIDRGLLTDEQLDSVKAESKETGKTLKDILIESGFISQEHMPILLGVELGVKSVDLSSFIIEPEIAALVPESTVRKLKVLPLFKEGNSLTVAMADPTDVRIIDELHRETSLMIEPVLASDMEIVRTIDQTYGTADTIYEVVKGIDEKKLLSSKEAGEEAPIVKLTNLLIVQAVRDRASDIHIEPEEKMVRVRYRIDGVLHRVVSLPKFLQMPITSRIKIMADLDIAERRLPQDGRIRMDVGNKSIDLRVSLQPTLFGENLVMRILDKSSIMIGIESLGFSKNDFNTFADVVRTPHGMILVTGPTGSGKTTTLYSAINRINTEDRSIMTMEDPTEYQIPLVRQTQVNPQIGLTYAAGLRAILRQDPDIIMVGEVRDLETAEIAIHAALTGHLVFSTLHTNDAASAFTRLIDMGVEAFLASSSIAAVIAQRLIRVICENCKKEHKPSEAALGELGIRDRDNVVFYEGVGCPLCKGTGYKGRIGIFSILRSTSRIQELVVSRAPATDIDKVARSEGMNSLREDCLDKVRKGVTTIEEMFRVTQDVVV
- a CDS encoding O-antigen ligase family protein, whose translation is MSILLTVEDIFGIITVMRKLYDVLLLLVVVLIPLLFSRATFEVVRVKITLFELILPWIFSIWLWRNFKSGFKDLSKQPFVLILAVVLFYILGLFLYFKNSFHTACFEKLLLNTLSLALILSLIAEKPRRELLHKALIYPALLVFGFGVFQVFGINIANYGDELIKQSRIFSSLANPNNLALYANMVIFLSIYCYQKKRNFIYLIIIVFGLFNLIFTKSGSGLMSFVFGLLILSFSLKKNIRVLSVTLFAVILFSLIMSVVLLKTESLFYRSYVWSDVYRAIKERPFTGWGLGSFSSIYPYFRNPKLFILLQDHQIEFSHPENYYFNLIIEGGILYLFSFLFMNIALLYYLFKHKRGSSLSFCYCAILGSMLFQNLFSQSFYSFTPYFLYLIIFALAMREVKISSAKRVNIVKLRVPIISLFIALNIVTNYYALRFFISDSCLRKAVYYSQLRKLSRAEPLYKKSIEYNYFNALPHYLLGNLYLEDGNEANLYQALRHYNNVEHMVGNYLQLYAFKALAYSRLGDKEGMNLYFKKMEYSDPYLHRQFKHYIEFKD